One window of the Salvia miltiorrhiza cultivar Shanhuang (shh) chromosome 6, IMPLAD_Smil_shh, whole genome shotgun sequence genome contains the following:
- the LOC130989779 gene encoding 6-phosphogluconate dehydrogenase, decarboxylating 1 gives MAEKSSKLTRIGLAGLAVMGQNLALNIAEKGFPISVYNRTTSKVDETIERAKVEGNLPVFGFHDPESFVNSIQKPRVIIMLVKAGAPVDQTIKTLSAYMEKGDCIIDGGNEWYENTERREKAMAELGLLYLGMGVSGGEEGARNGPSMMPGGSIEAYKYIEDIVLKVAAQVPDSGPCVTYIGKGGSGNFVKMIHNGIEYGDMQLISEAYDVLKSVGKLSNEELKKVFTEWNNGELQSFLIEITADIFGIKDDKGDGYLVDKVLDKTGMKGTGKWTVQQAAELSIAAPTIEASLDSRFMSGLKEERTEAAKVFNFGEIISPEEVNKEKLIHDVRQALYASKICSYAQGMNLIRAKSIEMGWGLKLGELARIWKGGCIIRAIFLDRIKKAYDRNADLANLLVDPEFAKEIMERQSAWRRVVALSISHGISTPGMSASLAYFDTYRRARLPANLVQAQRDYFGAHTYERIDIPGAFHTEWFKIAKKIDN, from the coding sequence ATGGCTGAGAAATCTTCAAAACTGACCAGAATAGGCCTTGCTGGCCTTGCTGTTATGGGACAAAACTTGGCCCTCAACATTGCGGAGAAAGGCTTTCCGATTTCTGTCTACAATCGGACTACATCTAAAGTTGATGAGACTATTGAAAGAGCAAAAGTGGAAGGAAATCTTCCGGTGTTTGGCTTCCATGATCCCGAATCATTTGTCAACTCGATCCAAAAACCTCGTGTGATCATCATGCTTGTCAAGGCTGGGGCTCCGGTTGATCAAACCATCAAAACGCTCTCTGCCTATATGGAGAAAGGTGATTGCATCATCGATGGTGGAAACGAGTGGTATGAGAATACTGAGAGAAGGGAGAAAGCCATGGCTGAATTAGGCCTTCTCTACCTTGGTATGGGAGTTTCTGGTGGCGAAGAGGGTGCTCGAAACGGACCTTCAATGATGCCTGGAGGATCGATCGAAGCCTACAAATACATAGAAGACATCGTTCTCAAGGTAGCAGCCCAAGTTCCTGATAGTGGTCCCTGCGTGACCTACATCGGTAAAGGAGGATCCGGAAACTTTGTCAAGATGATCCATAACGGAATCGAGTATGGTGACATGCAGCTGATTTCCGAGGCTTATGACGTGCTGAAATCAGTTGGAAAACTGTCGAATGAGGAGCTCAAAAAGGTCTTCACGGAGTGGAACAACGGGGAGCTTCAGAGCTTCTTGATTGAGATCACTGCGGACATCTTTGGCATCAAGGACGATAAGGGAGACGGGTATTTGGTCGACAAGGTGTTGGACAAGACCGGAATGAAAGGTACCGGTAAATGGACAGTTCAGCAAGCTGCAGAACTGTCGATTGCAGCCCCCACCATCGAAGCCTCTCTAGATTCAAGATTCATGAGTGGTTTGAAGGAGGAGAGAACCGAAGCTGCCAAAGTCTTCAACTTCGGAGAGATCATATCTCCCGAGGAGGTCAACAAGGAGAAGTTGATCCACGACGTGAGGCAAGCTCTGTACGCGTCCAAGATATGCAGCTACGCTCAAGGAATGAATCTCATTCGTGCAAAGAGCATCGAGATGGGATGGGGCTTGAAGCTGGGCGAGCTGGCCAGGATCTGGAAGGGCGGCTGCATCATACGTGCCATCTTCTTGGATCGCATCAAGAAGGCATACGACAGGAACGCAGATCTTGCCAACCTGCTCGTGGACCCTGAGTTCGCCAAGGAGATCATGGAGAGGCAGTCGGCTTGGAGAAGAGTCGTGGCCCTTTCAATCAGCCACGGCATCAGCACCCCCGGTATGTCTGCTAGTCTTGCCTACTTCGACACCTACAGAAGGGCGAGACTTCCGGCCAATCTGGTGCAGGCTCAACGAGACTATTTTGGCGCGCATACGTATGAGAGGATCGATATCCCCGGCGCCTTCCATACCGAGTGGTTTAAGATCGCTAAGAAGATCGATAATTGA
- the LOC130991006 gene encoding uncharacterized protein LOC130991006, which translates to MSFQAIVIRHSGQWKLTEYEGGDEVVVYMSKEDLCHAKLMQEVHDQLNEDGRSTYMLFYTSTTDEGRKIKVALKTDSDLNRLISEHKKYPVVYVIEKGKQSAAPVPQTQERVYYEGHRSTMFPIETDIGRSIPTHDDSRDDSSSQEEEDESESSDEEEEAIRRREILDSVSTEQEAWRQTGPQNFTSDDQPDVEPRVGVQQLEARDWGIPVLDFDDAPALGWEDSNVLESGILSVGALFRSKDDLAIAVGLYHMENHVEYAVHRSSTTRLWFVCKHGNGCPFMLRAVQSASIWRVIKVVMHHTCHMDLNRTAPRQIPARVVGRYFARKLVGEGVVLKPKEMMSEMQRLFGIEINYSFALRARNIAIEMTYGDFGNSYQMLPSYLYMLRMSNPGTLYDLEMKDDGKFHHMFVALGQSVAAFEKGYLRPVIVVDETHLKGRNGGILFVAVTKDGNEAIFPLAVGLGPIENDESWTWFFHRLRTCFGQPDDLLIVSDQHKSIRNAVECVYPNVPHGLCYYHIQKNLAHYGQHVAAVFKAAAYSYRSDDFQRNFSALQVLKVNAYTRLDTIGVERWARSKCPVRRTSFMTSNAAETMNSRLLWARRLPVASLIETYRAIMEKWFDRRRISAASRSHELTEVVEGKLHVVVEAGRQLAVRGTTTHMFSVEDDHAFYIVDLENRTCSCAQFDLDDIPCRHACAAIR; encoded by the coding sequence ATGTCGTTTCAAGCAATCGTTATACGGCACAGTGGTCAGTGGAAATTAACCGAGTATGAAGGAGGCGATGAGGTTGTCGTGTACATGTCTAAGGAAGACCTTTGTCATGCGAAGTTGATGCAAGAGGTGCACGATCAATTAAACGAGGATGGTCGATCCACTTATATGCTTTTCTACACATCGACCACGGACGAAGGGCGAAAAATAAAAGTGGCTTTGAAGACTGATTCGGATTTGAACCGGCTGATTTCCGAGCATAAGAAATATCCCGTTGTTTACGTGATCGAGAAGGGCAAACAATCTGCGGCTCCGGTTCCTCAGACTCAAGAGCGGGTATATTATGAGGGACATCGGTCTACTATGTTTCCTATTGAGACGGACATTGGAAGAAGTATCCCTACACACGATGATAGTAGGGATGATTCATCGTCgcaggaggaggaagacgagtccgagtcttcggatgaggaagaagaggcgATACGACGCAGAGAGATATTGGATTCAGTGTCGACTGAACAGGAAGCGTGGAGACAGACAGGGCCTCAGAATTTCACATCGGATGATCAGCCCGATGTCGAGCCTCGTGTTGGAGTTCAGCAGCTTGAGGCACGTGATTGGGGGATTCCAGTCCTCGATTTTGACGATGCGCCGGCATTAGGTTGGGAGGATTCTAACGTATTGGAGAGCGGGATATTATCAGTGGGGGCTCTATTCCGGTCGAAGGATGATTTGGCAATCGCTGTTGGCCTGTACCATATGGAGAATCACGTGGAGTACGCCGTGCATCGTTCCAGTACGACCCGTTTGTGGTTTGTTTGCAAGCATGGCAACGGTTGTCCGTTCATGCTGCGAGCCGTTCAGAGTGCATCGATCTGGAGAGTGATCAAGGTGGTGATGCATCATACCTGCCACATGGATTTGAATCGCACTGCCCCGAGACAGATTCCGGCGAGGGTTGTTGGAAGATATTTTGCACGGAAATTGGTAGGCGAGGGGGTCGTTTTGAAGCCGAAGGAGATGATGTCAGAGATGCAGCGCTTATTCGGTATTGAGATCAATTACAGCTTCGCTCTCCGTGCAAGAAACATCGCGATTGAGATGACGTATGGTGATTTTGGGAACTCGTATCAGATGCTCCCATCGTATTTGTATATGCTGAGAATGAGTAATCCCGGCACATTATACGACCTTGAGATGAAGGATGATGGCAAGTTCCATCATATGTTTGTTGCACTTGGACAGAGCGTGGCTGCCTTTGAGAAGGGTTACTTGAGGCCGGTCATCGTCGTAGACGAGACCCATCTGAAGGGAAGGAACGGCGGCATTTTGTTCGTCGCTGTTACAAAGGATGGGAACGAAGCAATATTTCCTCTCGCAGTTGGGCTTGGTCCTATCGAGAACGACGAGTCTTGGACTTGGTTCTTCCACCGACTGCGGACTTGCTTTGGTCAGCCGGATGATCTCTTGATTGTGTCTGATCAGCACAAGAGCATCAGAAATGCTGTGGAGTGTGTCTACCCGAACGTCCCTCACGGGTTGTGCTATTACCATATCCAGAAGAATCTCGCGCATTATGGGCAGCATGTAGCTGCAGTCTTCAAAGCAGCGGCATATTCCTATCGATCAGACGATTTTCAAAGGAATTTTTCTGCGCTTCAAGTACTGAAAGTCAACGCGTACACACGCCTCGACACTATTGGTGTGGAGAGATGGGCCAGGTCCAAGTGCCCTGTACGACGCACGAGCTTCATGACGTCGAATGCTGCCGAGACGATGAACAGTAGACTGTTGTGGGCACGACGCCTCCCGGTTGCTTCATTGATCGAGACCTATCGAGCCATTATGGAGAAATGGTTCGATAGGCGACGCATCTCGGCTGCATCGAGGTCACATGAGTTGACTGAGGTAGTAGAGGGAAAGTTGCATGTGGTTGTCGAAGCGGGTCGGCAATTGGCTGTTCGAGGGACGACGACGCACATGtttagtgttgaggatgatCATGCATTCTACATTGTCGATCTCGAGAATCGGACTTGTAGTTGTGCTCAGTTCGACCTGGATGACATTCCGTGTCGTCATGCTTGTGCCGCTATCCGGTGA
- the LOC130991005 gene encoding uncharacterized protein LOC130991005 has product MSETESDYSREEEQPVERGHRPSTSRREKYPTPNPPPRHVWLRPCMQGYAGRINHYVKDTTLKEVETCLTHYQRLEQFNQGPFGHLLQLKRQDSANAALHHLLARELYDEAFGPWEKWFHVGGHDIRFGAVEYCLVTGLCFGPSPQRFDPDVDHRVGKQSLWHRVLKGKKVEVKDLRKRFVSRSLGNSAEDYLKAANILVAYDLIFCRDYKYVHDWVWALVEEDQAWSDFPWGSYSFQILCHGMSVLKKHPNEITGNRKTYHFYGPIWALQIWSYEAIPRLGRACGMRDTRLQMPRLVNWTTWKSASDFTHFFDAHEK; this is encoded by the exons ATGAGTGAAACTGAATCCGACTACTCCAGAGAGGAAGAACAGCCTGTAGAACGAGGCCATCGCCCGAGTACATCGAGGAGGGAAAAATACCCGACGCCGAATCCG CCTCCGAGGCATGTTTGGTTACGTCCGTGCATGCAAGGTTATGCCGGACGAATCAATCACTATGTAAAGGACACGACACTGAAGGAAGTGGAGACCTGTCTGACGCACTACCAGCGATTGGAACAATTTAATCAAGGTCCGTTTGGGCATTTACTTCAGTTGAAGAGGCAGGATAGTGCGAATGCCGCACTGCACCATCTTCTTGCACGGGAGTTGTATGACGAAGCATTCGGTCCGTGGGAGAAGTGGTTCCACGTTGGTGGACACGACATTCGATTCGGCGCAGTGGAGTATTGTCTGGTGACGGGGTTGTGTTTCGGGCCATCCCCGCAGCGTTTTGATCCTGATGTGGATCACCGTGTTGGGAAGCAGAGTCTATGGCACCGAGTTTTGAAAGGCAAGAAGGTGGAAGTGAAGGATCTGCGGAAGCGGTTCGTGAGCCGCAGTCTGGGCAACAGTGCCGAGGATTATTTGAAGGCGGCCAATATTCTCGTGGCGTATGATCTCATCTTCTGTCGGGATTATAAATACGTGCACGATTGGGTGTGGGCACTGGTAGAGGAAGATCAGGCATGGTCCGACTTCCCGTGGGGCTCTTACTCATTCCAGATTTTGTGTCATGGGATGAGTGTGTTGAAGAAGCATCCCAACGAGATTACCGGTAATAGGAAGACGTACCACTTCTATGGGCCCATATGGGCATTACAGATTTGGTCGTACGAGGCCATTCCGAGGTTGGGCCGCGCGTGTGGGATGCGTGACACGAGGTTGCAGATGCCACGATTGGTGAACTGGACGACTTGGAAGTCGGCTTCTGACTTCACCCACTTTTTTGATGCTCATGag aaatga